From Pleurocapsa sp. PCC 7319:
TCCGTCCAGGCTCCGCGATCGCCTGGAGATATTTGTAACTATAGATACTATTAGTTAGGAAAAGACGCGACCATTTGGTTCTTGCTTAGAGACCATAACTGATAGCTAGTTGAAAATTAAAATAAATTAGTTTAGAACAATAATAATGATGTCAGATAAGAGAATAGAAGCTTTAAAATCAGCAGCCGAACAGAAAAAGAATGATGCTTTAAAGAAAACAGAAAAGGCTATTCAAACACTTGTTCAGAAAAATCACAAAATTACTATTCGTTCTGTAGCAAGAGAAGCTGGAGTTTCTACTAGCTACATTTACAAGTATCCAGAGCTTGCATATCGAATTCAAACTCTTAGAGAACAGCAGAAGTATAACCTTGTTAAACCTCAAACACCTACTACTAAGTCACATCAGATAATTGCTACTCAGCTACGTAACCGAAACAAAATAATTGAACAAGAAAAAGCAGAGCTAAAAAAAGAGATAAAGGTCCTAGCTACAAATGTTTATAAAATGTCACAAAGCGAAAATTCAGTTGAACACCTCAAAGCTCAAAATATTGAACTGTTAAATGAAAACAAGAAGCTAAAGAAACAACTAAAACATTTTGAAAACGAGATTTGTGACTTACGAGAATTTATCCTTAGACAAGGATATAAGAGTAAATTTGACAATCAAAATGAAAATAATAATCTTAAAGTTATAAAGTTAATTTCAGACGATAAAAAGCTTTGTTAGATATTTAAAAACTGATAGCTAATAGCTGATGAGGCGATCGCACAAGAGTTTGATGTGAGTACAACTACAGTTAAATATCATCTTGATAAGAAATGAGTAAGCTCTTGGCAATTCAAGGAAAAATGAAGATGCTAGATTCTTTTTGCGGATACGCCTAAATTTGCATTCAGGACATTAGATCAAAATCCAATTGTGATTGATTATTTAGTTAGCGATCGCATTATCCGAAAATCATACCTTTATCAGTGTGAGCGAGAAAACCGCATCTTCAGCGCAGCAAGGTGCGGATGAAAGCCCTAAAGGATTAGCTTTGCGTCACGAAGCTTCACCCTTTAGGGTGCAAACCTGCTGTCTAACGGTGATTCGCCGAACCAAGAATCCCCAACTTTATCCGAAGGTGTATCCTTTAGGACAAGCGACGTTAGGAGCTAAGTTGTGGGAGTGTCAATTATCAACGTATCAATTTCTAGGTTGACGATCGCTTTTTTCTCAAAGCTTTAAGTTCTTGTAATTGTCGTTTGTTTTATTGGAATCAATATTCCGCACCAGATTTCTATGACTAGCACAGTCACAACCGTAAAGCTCAATTGCCATATCTCCTTCTCGGTCGATTTTAGCGGCGGTTTCAGCATCATAAGCACTACAACCACAGCCCACAAAAGGATAGTCTGTCTCACTTTCAGGAATTTCAGCCATTTGACTATCTAATTCAGGAGCAGTAAAAACATACTCTTTAGCACTAACAGAATTAGTCCCTAATAGAGAGAATACTATTGAACCAGAACAACCTAAAGTAGTCAGTAATTTCTTATTCATTAATTTCCTCTGGAAAAATTAAAAGTCAATTATATCTTGCTAAAAATTAATTTTTAAATAACTAACTGGCGATCGCACGTTAAGATAAAAATGAAAGATGATGATAACTACGGTATCTAGAAAAAGAGATGAGTTCAGACCCATCTCTGATAGTGACACGCAAATCAATTAACGCAACGCAGGGTTGTGGCGAATTAAACTCATGAACTCCTGACGGGTTTTTGCATCATTAGCAAATACACCTCTAACCGCACTAGTGGAAGTCCAAGAACCAGGTTTTTGTACTCCCCGCATTACCATACACATATGGCTTGCTTCGACTACTACTGCAACCCCTTTTGGTTGTAATAATCCTTGGAGTGCATCGGCGATTTGGGCGGTTAATCTTTCCTGCACCTGCAAACGTCGTCCGTACATTTCACAAATACGAGCAATCTTTGACAGTCCGATTACTTTACCATCGGGAATATAAGCTACATGAGCGCGACCTAAAATGGGCAAAATATGGTGTTCGCAGGAGCTAAACAGATCGATATCTCTAACCAAGACCATTTCATCAGTATTTTCGTGAAATACTGCCCCATTGAGCAATTCGTCTAAAGATTGATGATAGCCAGAAGTCAGAAATTTTAAGGCTTTGACCACTCTTTTGGGGGTATCTTTCAAGCCTTCGCGGTCTGGATCTTCTCCCAATCCTAAGAGTAAAGTCCGTACTGCTTGGCGCATCTCCTCTTCTGATACAGGAGGAGGACACGTCATTTGAGGTTCCCTCAAATGCGTGAGATGTCCGTGCTGTTGCGTAGTATTTAGTTTGGGTAATTTAGTATCGATTTTGTCCAATTGATTTGGTTCGGACTTAGCTAAGGTCATAAATTTGAATAAGATGAAATTAAACAGTAACGGAAGTAGCCAAGCAGTCATTTAACTGTTGGCGGAGTTTATCGGTATCTAAATGACGACCGATAAAGACTAACTGGTTAACAGGAGGAGTAGACCAAGGTTCGGACTTAATATCGTTGCGCTGTCCGCAGAGTTGGAAGATGTGACGTAATTGACTTCCTGCAAACCAAACAATTCCTTTAGCACGAAATACTTCGAGGGGAAGTCCTTCGTTTAAAAACTTTTGAAATTTATAGACATCAAAGGGTTGATCGCTCTTGAAGGACAGGGACACAAAACCATCGGCTTCTAGATGATGGGAATGATAGTGATGATGTTCGCGATGTTTTGCTTCAGGCAAACTATCTGTCTGAGTTAATCCTACATCTAAGATTAAAGGTAGGGGGACTTGAGCGTATTGGGTATGAATAATTCTGGGATTATTTTTAACCGAAGCAATATAGGTTTCTAATGCGGTTAATTGTTCTCTATCTACTAAATCGGTTTTATTCAACAAAAGAATATCCCCATAGGCAATCTGCTTATACGCCACCTCACTCTCAAAATGTTCTGGGGTAAAGGTTTCTGCATCAACTAAGGTGATAACCGAGTCTAAGCGCGTAAAATCCCGAAAATCCGAACCAACAAAAGTCAAAATAATCGGCAAAGGGTCGGCTACACCAGTAGTTTCAATAATCAAACGCTCTACTTTTGATTCCCTAGCCAAGATTCGCGTTACTGCTTCTACCAAGCCTTCATTAATGGTGCAGCAAATACAACCGTTGCTCAATTCCACCATGTCATCGTCATAAGCTACCAAAAGTTGAGAGTCGATATTGATATCGCCAAACTCGTTAACTAATACTGCAACCTTTTGATTCAGTTCGTTTTGCAGGATTTGATTGAGTAAAGTGGTTTTCCCGCTACCGAGAAAGCCCGTAATTATAGTGACTGGTAATCCTTGCTGGGAGATCTCTGACATAGTGAAGAGAAGCAATTTGGTTTACAAATATTCATTATAACGATAATCGTTCTCAAAAGTCTATTAGGGGAATATTTTATTCTCCATCTGGTCAGCTCAAAAAGTCGAAGCTGTTATGATAATCGTTATCACATATACTCATCATCGATTAGTTAATGGATACATCGATACAAGGCATCCCCGTTAGCATCATTACAGGATTCTTGGGTAGCGGAAAAACTACTCTACTCAACCATATTTTGACTCAACAGCAAGGATTGAAAACGGCGGTTCTAGTCAATGAGTTTGGCGAAATTGGTATTGACAACGAATTGATTATAAAGAGCGATGATGACATCGTAGAGCTAAATAATGGCTGTATTTGCTGCACCATCAATGATGACTTAGTTAAAACCGTCCATAAAATTTTAGAGCGCAAAGAAAAACTAGATTATTTGATTGTAGAGACTACAGGAGTAGCCGATCCCGTACCAGTAGTGGAAAGCGTTTTGGTATTGAAGATGATGAATGGAAAGCTACGCCCAAAAATCAATTAGTTTTTATCGGACAGAATTTAGAACCAGAGGAATTAAAAGAATTACTAGAAGGTTGTGTTGCTTAAAACAATACTGCTTTCATTATTAAGGCGATCGCTTTTGAGTAATTCCCACATATAGAAAAAAATTGACATTTTGTTTTAATCGGTTGATTTCTGGGAACGCACTAATGATTCGGCTTCTTCTGGGGTCATGTGAGGAATTTCGTGACTAATAATCTTGTTACATATATCTACACATTCATTACATATGTAAAGACCAGTATCTCCAATTGGTGGACCTGCAATCAAAAGCTCTACCTGCTTATTATTTTTTCTACAAAAAGAACAGCAGACTTCTATGTCTAACAGGGGTTGGCTATCAGTTTTATTAGTCATTGTTTTATCCTGGGGTAATGTAGATTGAGTTTTCTTTTGTAGAGGTAGTAACTGGCTTCTCAACTGACGGCGAGATTTATATAAGCGTCCTTTCACCGCTGCTACGGAAATATTTAAACGAGTTGCCACCTCCTGCAAACTAAGTTGTTCTTGATAAAACAGCAAAGTTGCTTGGCGGTTTTTGTGAGATAGGGTATCGAGAGCTTGTAGCAACTCGGCGTAAGCTTCCTGCTGTTCGGCGACTTGCTGTGGATTGGGAGAACTTCCATTGGCTGGCGACGGTTCACTACCAAAATCTTTCATGGTTTCGAGAGAAAATGAAATTAGCTTACGACGACGTAAATAATTACGACAAACATTAAGAACGATACCGTATAGCCAACTTCTAAAACTATTTGGATTGCGGAGTTTTGGTAGAGACAAATAAGCTTGTAACATAGCATCTTGCACTAACTCAAGAGCTAATTCATTGTTGGCGATTATTCGATTGGCAAGATGTTTAGCCATTGGTTGATAACGCCATACAAGTTGACTAAATGCAGCTTTATCTCCCTTTTGTGCTAACAAAACCAATTCTTGATCGCTTTGAAAAGAAACGAAATTAAAACCATCATCGGCTAAATGATTATTGAAAGCAGATTTGTCCCGTCGAAACTCAGAAATTTCAGCTTGATAGTTATCTGTTTGGGTTAAACCAATATCTAAAATTAGAGGTAACGGTACTTTACCATATTCGCTGGGTAAGATTCTGTATCCTGGTTTAAGGTCTTCAATAAATGCTTTTAATTCAGTAATTTTATCTTCAGTTGCTAAATCAATCTTATTTAAAATCACCATGTCGCCATATCTGATTTGGCTTAAGGCAGCCTCGCTATCAAAATGTTTGGCATCAAAAGCTGCTGCATCCACAACCGTAATTACCGCATCAATATGAGTTAGAAACTTTAATTCTGTGGAGAGAAAAGTCAGAATAATTGGCAACGGATCGGCTAATCCTGTGGTTTCAATTACTAAATAATCTACTTTTTCTTCTCTTTCTAAAACCCGA
This genomic window contains:
- a CDS encoding DUF6262 family protein yields the protein MMSDKRIEALKSAAEQKKNDALKKTEKAIQTLVQKNHKITIRSVAREAGVSTSYIYKYPELAYRIQTLREQQKYNLVKPQTPTTKSHQIIATQLRNRNKIIEQEKAELKKEIKVLATNVYKMSQSENSVEHLKAQNIELLNENKKLKKQLKHFENEICDLREFILRQGYKSKFDNQNENNNLKVIKLISDDKKLC
- the folE gene encoding GTP cyclohydrolase I FolE, coding for MTLAKSEPNQLDKIDTKLPKLNTTQQHGHLTHLREPQMTCPPPVSEEEMRQAVRTLLLGLGEDPDREGLKDTPKRVVKALKFLTSGYHQSLDELLNGAVFHENTDEMVLVRDIDLFSSCEHHILPILGRAHVAYIPDGKVIGLSKIARICEMYGRRLQVQERLTAQIADALQGLLQPKGVAVVVEASHMCMVMRGVQKPGSWTSTSAVRGVFANDAKTRQEFMSLIRHNPALR
- a CDS encoding GTP-binding protein, with product MSEISQQGLPVTIITGFLGSGKTTLLNQILQNELNQKVAVLVNEFGDINIDSQLLVAYDDDMVELSNGCICCTINEGLVEAVTRILARESKVERLIIETTGVADPLPIILTFVGSDFRDFTRLDSVITLVDAETFTPEHFESEVAYKQIAYGDILLLNKTDLVDREQLTALETYIASVKNNPRIIHTQYAQVPLPLILDVGLTQTDSLPEAKHREHHHYHSHHLEADGFVSLSFKSDQPFDVYKFQKFLNEGLPLEVFRAKGIVWFAGSQLRHIFQLCGQRNDIKSEPWSTPPVNQLVFIGRHLDTDKLRQQLNDCLATSVTV
- a CDS encoding GTP-binding protein, producing MEDDEWKATPKNQLVFIGQNLEPEELKELLEGCVA
- a CDS encoding ClpX C4-type zinc finger protein, coding for MTNKTDSQPLLDIEVCCSFCRKNNKQVELLIAGPPIGDTGLYICNECVDICNKIISHEIPHMTPEEAESLVRSQKSTD